Proteins co-encoded in one Theileria equi strain WA chromosome 3, complete sequence genomic window:
- a CDS encoding signal peptide-containing protein (encoded by transcript BEWA_002210A) yields MRIIAILWTVYLVGVCNCGDDTNVTKDVLKGTEDNVTNPGQSDQHTSLTSKVDTSLFDVEEGEEESVKILKLTPKDDKVTKVNYDNKQIWSGSKTFGTSSNLVDALVYFDEETPAFVTIQTIKGGKESTVYRYRDGKQWKDSKEEEHKKLLDALKEKYKLGDPVTLDLSNPDETKLDVHTENESEVSFKEYTPKNCYHISSVMNADNELWRATEGTNEKCLLAECYEKGDITILYLETDDGNNNQSKYFWKVGTEWKSIDKKEFNDKGEVMIGESGRDASLNIAHPNRLLHKSFNYYYDDNLIQLIVPKKNVSVSKLMNSLENVYTRSSGETLDHVKVYLNKEGKAELVIVVSNFSSDIKYNYFAKNGTKWECTLDYFEKLKSLKVVSSSKTDISIDLEREEDTDECRVVNVEPLYVPTRFHLPKPGYLVKEVTNGEDAIWTATGEERCTSCAIYSKNDVHLLALFIKDGENYDHKHFEKNGSNWKEISKDELDNQYKNMKDAAVRSS; encoded by the coding sequence ATGAGGATTATAGCAATACTATGGACAGTGTATTTGGTAGGAGTATGTAACTGTGGAGATGATACTAATGTTACAAAAGATGTGTTAAAGGGTACAGAGGATAATGTAACTAATCCAGGCCAGTCTGATCAGCATACTTCCTTGACTTCCAAAGTAGACACTTCCTTATTTGATGTAGAAGaaggtgaagaagaaagtgTTAAGATTCTTAAACTCACTCctaaagatgataaggTAACTAAAGTCAACTATGATAATAAGCAGATATGGTCTGGTAGTAAGACGTTTGGTACATCATCAAACCTTGTGGATGCTCTTGTATACTTTGATGAGGAGACTCCAGCGTTCGTTACCATCCAGACCATTAAAGGAGGTAAAGAATCCACGGTTTATAGATACCGTGATGGTAAGCAATGGAAGGATtccaaagaggaagaacatAAGAAGCTACTTGATGCTCTAAAGGAGAAGTATAAACTTGGCGACCCTGttactcttgacctttctAACCCTGATGAGACAAAGTTAGATGTGCATACAGAAAATGAGTCCGAAGTGTCATTTAAAGAgtatactccaaagaatTGCTATCATATCTCCTCTGTTATGAATGCTGATAATGAACTATGGAGAGCAACTGAAGGAACCAATGAGAAGTGCCTATTAGCTGAGTGTTATGAAAAGGGTGACATAACAATTCTTTACCTGGAGACtgatgatggtaataaCAATCAGTCCAAGTACTTTTGGAAAGTTGGTACtgaatggaaaagtatTGACAAGAAAGAATTTAACGATAAGGGAGAGGTGATGATTGGAGAATCGGGAAGAGATGCTTCTCTAAATATTGCTCATCCTAATAGACTACTGCACAAATCCTTCAACTATTACTATGATGACAATCTGATTCAACTCATCGTTCCCAAGAAGAATGTTAGCGTCTCTAAGCTCATGAACAGTCTAGAAAATGTTTATACTCgttcctctggagaaacACTTGATCATGTTAAAGTGTACCTCAATAAGGAAGGTAAAGCAGAGCTTGTTATTGTTGTAAGCAACTTTTCTTcagatataaaatacaactactttgcaaagaatggaacGAAGTGGGAATGTACACTAGACTATTTTGAAAAGCTGAAGTCTCTAAAGGTTGTTTCATCCAGCAAAACTGACATCTCCATTGATTTAGAGAGAGAAGAGGACACAGATGAATGTAGAGTAGTTAATGTTGAACCGCTGTATGTACCAACACGTTTTCATTTGCCAAAGCCAGGGTACCTTGTCAAGGAAGTAACAAATGGTGAAGATGCCATATGGACTGCCActggagaagagagatgTACATCTTGTGCTATATACTCCAAGAATGATGTCCATCTACTCGCTCTTtttataaaggatggagaaaaTTATGATCATAAAcactttgaaaagaatggcAGTAACTGGAAGGAGATAAGTAAGGATGAGTTGGACAATCAATACAAGAATATGAAAGATGCAGCTGTTAGGAGCTCCTAA
- a CDS encoding hypothetical protein (encoded by transcript BEWA_002230A), whose amino-acid sequence MDWRTIGKSYTPQVEEKRSITPPDSPRKKQRIPEYSRFPFIVGIDEKRQKDWIDQRAPYSQEVS is encoded by the exons atgGACTGGAGAACAATCGGCAAGTCCTACACACCGCAAGTGGAAGAAAAGAGGTCGATTACCCCGCCGGATTCTCCAAGGAAAAAGCAAAGAATACCAGAGTATTCAAG GTTTCCCTTTATCGTTGGTATCGACGAAAAGCGGCAAAAGGATTGGATCGATCAAAGGGCACCGTACTCTCAAGAGGTAAGTTAA
- a CDS encoding choline/ethanolamine kinase, putative (encoded by transcript BEWA_002220A): METAKMASACSSPDISLMTNATRTSSYMVRVDDSDDLKSLCTKYVPFWNTLDNDDIKVNRITIALTNRVYKVQITHPEDGTLRVQKVLLRIISADKTILFDLDHQNEVLELLSSYEFAPKLVAVFPGGRIEQWLDGFVLDTDSLQNLSIVTSIASLLGKFHRIVSMVAKPSWSRRPSIERTIEKWIPHARTIVKDNGLNIEVEEMCRAFDIYKKVIAKHAETSQSFSNKVMFCHNDLHIKNIIATYHGLRLIDFEYSGFNYVGYDIANFFAEITFCYDVDIPPYFRVDESLELSRDLKVLFASVYLSEVTSSNVMPSDSELVEEFLRSIEIHSLGPMLFWSFWGILMVTQPEANVCFDYLAYSKIKFDVFKRILKRVTVEYTLD, translated from the coding sequence ATGGAAACCGCAAAAATGGCGTCCGCATGTTCATCTCCAGACATTAGTCTAATGACCAATGCTACCAGGACTAGCAGCTACATGGTCAGAGTTGATGACTCTGATGATCTCAAGAGTCTTTGCACAAAATACGTCCCGTTCTGGAACACTTTGGACAATGACGATATCAAGGTTAATAGAATTACCATCGCACTGACAAATAGGGTCTACAAGGTCCAAATAACTCACCCAGAAGATGGTACTCTAAGAGTACAAAAGGTGTTACTCAGAATTATATCGGCTGATAAGACAATCTTGTTTGATCTGGACCACCAAAACGAAGTGCTTGAACTGCTGAGCTCCTATGAGTTCGCACCCAAACTCGTTGCAGTATTTCCAGGTGGACGCATAGAGCAGTGGCTAGATGGATTTGTTCTCGATACAGATTCTCTGCAAAATCTATCTATAGTGACATCCATTGCGTCCCTCTTGGGGAAATTTCACAGAATTGTTAGCATGGTCGCCAAGCCGTCTTGGAGCAGAAGACCAAGCATTGAAAGGACAATTGAAAAATGGATTCCACATGCAAGGACAATCGTAAAGGATAATGGATTAAATATCGAGGTGGAGGAAATGTGCAGAGCATTTGATATCTACAAGAAGGTGATTGCTAAGCACGCCGAGACGTCGCAGTCCTTCTCCAACAAGGTCATGTTTTGCCATAATGATCTGCATATTAAAAACATTATAGCAACCTATCACGGATTACGCCTCATTGATTTTGAGTATTCCGGCTTCAATTACGTTGGATACGACATTGCCAACTTTTTTGCAGAAATTACCTTTTGCTACGATGTCGACATTCCACCATACTTTAGAGTTGACGAATCGCTTGAGCTTTCCAGGGATCTCAAGGTCCTTTTCGCCAGTGTATACCTTTCTGAAGTTACCAGCTCAAACGTTATGCCATCTGATTCTGAGCTTGTTGAAGAGTTTTTGAGATCAATCGAAATTCATTCTCTTGGACCAATGCTGTTTTGGTCCTTTTGGGGAATACTAATGGTAACTCAACCAGAGGCTAACGTTTGCTTTGACTATCTTGCATACAGCAAGATCAAGTTTGATGTTTTCAAGAGGATACTGAAGAGGGTCACTGTGGAATACACTCTGGACTAG
- a CDS encoding hypothetical protein (encoded by transcript BEWA_002250A): MHATKNIDTIHVNIQAKFVENNNDHRLVSLRLNREGKPARHIVAKNKDGNPRFIIYKLLAALEENTNLYISDLHINANLPWWRWKTREKDEYNTCQTILKELHSFAMANKKRWIDTSDSGDYYDLAFLFILIIHFKNALHKNFNVLNFTWGWRKRWSNDLLNTSECIYDFPVKLHTKVSSEPIFWQYIASQLFRCCNSIRNFVEYFSGYTDCIMGEREDIKKRCRDCTHLNDSKTGILPDNRKIDKSMKQDTVMLILITESFLPKLLELGLYSTLLKAIQFLLGINIFGFSSIDHICTLGGYMELTTLRGSDSAVVKISKLISQHVGTFFNPKSLYGTVNTSIADFSIIENKNLFTYIDHVFSWEALAELILRILDILGSSSLDRLKSSSRWYNFVRALPNGANLHGCILLLLSNLIIYNPDSLVYHKLLIQELAKEDLILRKKNVKGLSESRLTILKEVVRMHHDQAAIWTAFLSYDRDLDAISNAIKIFPHCLPLYGLYIYRGVLQEKNVDAQFDTLRTQFKLDIDNVKWDCFSINNTHAISRVTAVCIAWVYKHKDRSISNAPFIHLLSEFDLKYIVNMLVSIHKGKSVLKHLECLLYHYPNSNTTCIAYTRVVLERSTRDRLKRTLGTDLLQAQRPRVSRQLERFISICTREGYHNDENIFDELKRNNFDDFEMCSIRLGILSRLGFDYKVLKPLVSSRIPFGISTKELRKCVESE, encoded by the coding sequence ATGCATGCTACCAAAAACATAGACACCATTCATGTAAATATTCAGGCAAAGTTTGTGGAAAACAATAATGATCATCGCTTGGTTTCGCTTCGGCTGAACCGTGAAGGGAAGCCTGCTAGACATATTGTGGCAAAGAATAAGGACGGAAATCCAAGgtttataatatacaagttACTGGCAGCTTTGGAGGAAAACACAAACCTTTATATATCAGATCTTCACATAAATGCGAATTTACCATGGTGGAGATGGAAAACAAGGGAGAAGGACGAATACAACACCTGCCAAACTATATTGAAGGAATTGCATAGTTTTGCAATGGCCAACAAAAAGAGGTGGATTGATACCAGTGATTCTGGAGATTACTATGATTTGGCATTTTTATTTATTCTCATCATACATTTTAAGAATGCCCTCCACAAAAATTTCAACGTTTTAAACTTCACTTGGGGGTGGAGAAAAAGGTGGAGCAACGACCTTTTGAACACTAGCGAGTGTATTTACGATTTTCCCGTAAAACTCCACACTAAGGTTTCGTCGGAACCAATCTTTTGGCAATATATCGCATCTCAACTCTTTAGATGTTGCAACTCTATTCGCAACtttgtagaatatttttcTGGATATACAGATTGTATAATGGGTGAAAGGgaagatattaaaaaaaGGTGCCGAGAttgtacacatttgaaCGACTCAAAGACTGGAATACTTCCAGATAATCGCAAAATTGATAAAAGTATGAAACAAGACACAGTAATGCTCATTCTTATCACGGAATCCTTTCTCCCCAAATTGCTTGAGCTCGGTTTATATAGTACACTTTTAAAGGCTATACAATTTTTGCTCGGTATCAATATTTTTGGGTTCTCTAGTATAGATCATATTTGCACTTTGGGTGGGTACATGGAGCTAACAACGTTGAGAGGGTCTGATTCCGctgttgtaaaaatatcCAAGCTAATTTCCCAACACGTTGgtacatttttcaatcCTAAATCGCTTTACGGTACTGTCAATACGTCTATAGCGGATTTTTCTATCATTGAAAACAAAAACTTGTTCACTTATATAGACCATGTGTTTTCATGGGAAGCACTTGCCGAATTAATCCTTCGTATTTTGGACATTCTCGGTTCATCAAGCCTGGACAGATTAAAGAGTTCATCAAGATGGTACAATTTTGTAAGGGCGCTGCCCAATGGGGCTAATTTGCATGGATGCATTTTGCTTTTGCTCTCAAACCTCATTATTTACAACCCAGACTCTTTGGTTTATCACAAACTACTCATCCAAGAATTGGCCAAAGAAGATCTTATTTTACGTAaaaaaaatgtaaagggACTTTCTGAGAGTCGCTTGACAATTTTGAAGGAGGTTGTGCGCATGCATCATGACCAGGCAGCAATTTGGACCGCCTTTTTATCCTACGATAGGGATTTGGATGCTATCTCAAATGCAATAAAGATATTCCCACATTGTCTTCCTCTATATGGTCTTTACATTTACCGGGGAGTGCTACAAGAAAAAAATGTTGATGCGCAATTTGATACTTTGCGCACTCAATTTAAGCTCGACATTGACAATGTGAAATGGGATTGTTTTTCAATTAATAATACGCACGCAATATCCCGCGTTACAGCCGTTTGTATTGCATGGGTGTACAAACACAAGGATCGCTCGATAAGCAACGCTCCATTCATACATCTTTTATCGGAATTTGACCTCAAGTATATTGTAAATATGTTGGTAAGTATTCACAAGGGAAAAAGCgttttaaaacatttggAGTGCCTCTTGTATCACTATCCAAACAGTAACACAACATGCATCGCATATACAAGGGTAGTACTTGAGAGATCCACGAGAGATAGACTCAAGAGAACTCTTGGAACAGACCTGCTACAGGCGCAACGACCGCGTGTTTCACGGCAATTGGAGCGATTCATATCAATATGTACTCGTGAAGGATATCACAacgatgaaaatatttttgatgaattAAAAAGAAATAATTTTGACGATTTTGAAATGTGTAGTATACGCCTGGGGATATTATCTAGACTTGGTTTCGATTATAAAGTCCTTAAACCCCTTGTTAGTAGTAGAATACCCTTTGGAATATCGACAAAGGAACTACGCAAATGCGTAGAAAGTGAATAA
- a CDS encoding hypothetical protein (encoded by transcript BEWA_002240A) has product MTVGSADSSLFNVGIPLSGIQVCIYYYVFAKLAERFNWSNVSYWIIFWQLVIAIVISAVSAGLWIAVAYEDASAGCGQEATGPTAISPILMGMVGMGGIYAFYPAIAPYKLTDVGTGYTIDLVVLFMSAVPGSGVARSIKSSGLKVGLITITLKFCEEGLKAVSYAGGGAYKSPIPAVNTFASQGLMIILAFTGDGYLKTYSKYENDRDKWPTRDYGTFRSICYWTWSGMKVACKSVKSSFTKNVRCKVLGKSEALLIVYEDEEF; this is encoded by the exons ATGACTGTTGGAAGCGCAGATTCTTCCCTTTTCAATGTAGGAATCCCTCTTTCTGGCATTCAGGTTTGCATCTACTACTATGTTTTTGCTAAGTTGGCTGAGAGATTTAACTGGTCAAACGTTAGTTACTGGATCATATTCTGGCAGCTTGTCATAGCAATAGTGATATCGGCAGTATCCGCTGGTCTATGGATTGCTGTTGCCTATGAGGATGCTAGTGCTGGATGTGGTCAAGAAGCTACTGGTCCTACTGCCATATCTCCAATTCTTATGGGAATGGTCGGTATGGGTGGTATTTATGCTTTCTACCCCGCTATTGCTCCATATAAATTGACTGATGTTGGAACTGGCTACACTATTGACCTTGTTGTCCTGTTCATGAGTGCTGTTCCTG GTAGTGGAGTGGCACGTTCCATTAAGAGCAGCGGTTTAAAGGTTGGACTCATTACCATTACGCTAAAGTTTTGCGAGGAGGGATTGAAGGCGGTTTCTTATGCTGGAGGTGGTGCATATAAAAGCCCAATTCCAGCTGTTAACACGTTTGcatcccaaggtttaatgatcatcttggcttttactggagatggttatcTAAAGACTTACTCTAAATATGAGAACGATCGTGATAAGTGGCCCACTAGGGATTATGGGACATTTAGATCCATCTGCTACTGGACATGGAGTGGAATGAAGGTGGCATGTAAGAGTGTCAAGTCTTCCTTTACTAAGAATGTCAgatgcaaagttttgggtaaatcagaggctCTCCTAATTGTatatgaagatgaggaattttag